In Fusarium oxysporum f. sp. lycopersici 4287 chromosome 2, whole genome shotgun sequence, a genomic segment contains:
- a CDS encoding L-amino-acid oxidase (At least one base has a quality score < 10): MVQFTDKRWGASVLLLLFLSTAHGSKLPSKAQQLSSCTERPQMQNFDSIGAWFDDVAKLNCNPVSKAPNASVAIVGGGVSGLTTALMLDSIGLHNWEIIEASDRVGGRFRTKFVGGTQEFAEMGPMRLPYTVTYKSDDSTHEYTEHRLTFQLAETLNEMNGNDSKWKVDFIPWIQHHPNELIAWGTGRHPDGRIPTRADIHANSSLAKPPAMVSTEYNETKHRMNEILKNETMLKAIQADVWRSHKFVMSQGYDDWSEQCMMRAAFHASENITDAIWTATDYDVFWDEMVHNSNLALDGTKDSLGETEWKCVDGGFNRLTDAFIPHVSDRLVLNRKIRKLESVKGEGGQTRTRLLWYPSVKNRTFESKDYDYTIMAVPFTMTRFMALPSFSSVLGRAISEAGLRFKSACKVSLLFSERFWEKGERPIFGGYSIPESRPIGALYYPVYGLNESRPGLITHYRGGDWSDRYVSFSDEEHVQTVLDAIVSLHGEQARELYTGDYERLCWLQDEHTATSWCRPDVEQHNLYIPAYHQTEHNTIFIGEHSAPTQAWISSAIYSAARGTIQLLLELGMVEEAKEINRRWMGRWIRDETKP; encoded by the coding sequence ATGGTCCAGTTCACCGATAAGCGCTGGGGCGCCTCAGTTCTCCTGCTACTATTCTTGAGCACCGCACATGGCAGCAAATTACCATCAAAGGCCCAACAACTGAGTTCCTGTACCGAAAGGCCTCAGATGCAAAATTTCGACTCAATCGGAGCCTGGTTCGATGATGTCGCTAAGCTCAATTGCAACCCAGTCTCCAAAGCTCCCAATGCCTCCGTCGCCATTGTCGGAGGCGGTGTATCTGGGCTCACCACCGCTCTAATGCTAGATAGCATAGGTCTTCACAACTGGGAGATCATCGAAGCTAGTGACAGAGTCGGCGGGCGCTTCAGAACCAAGTTCGTCGGTGGTACGCAGGAGTTTGCTGAGATGGGTCCGATGAGATTGCCTTACACTGTTACCTACAAGAGCGATGACTCTACACATGAGTATACGGAGCATCGGCTGACTTTCCAATTGGCTGAGACTCTCAATGAGATGAATGGAAATGACTCAAAGTGGAAAGTCGACTTTATCCCTTGGATTCAGCATCATCCTAATGAGCTTATTGCCTGGGGAACTGGCCGCCATCCAGATGGCAGAATTCCAACAAGAGCAGACATCCATGCGAACTCAAGCCTCGCGAAACCGCCAGCTATGGTATCAACCGAATACAACGAAACAAAGCACCGCATGAACGAGATCCTCAAGAACGAAACTatgctcaaggccatccaAGCCGATGTATGGCGCTCTCACAAGTTCGTCATGAGCCAGGGCTATGATGACTGGAGTGAACAGTGCATGATGAGGGCAGCTTTCCATGCCAGCGAAAACATCACTGATGCGATATGGACTGCGACGGATTACGATGTCTTCTGGGATGAAATGGTGCACAACTCAAATCTCGCATTAGATGGGACTAAAGACTCACTGGGCGAGACGGAATGGAAGTGCGTTGACGGAGGATTCAATCGGCTCACTGATGCTTTCATCCCTCATGTTTCCGACCGTTTGGTTCTCAATCGCAAGATCAGAAAGCTTGAATCTGTCAAGGGCGAAGGTGGCCAAACTCGAACAAGACTCTTGTGGTATCCCAGCGTCAAGAACCGGACGTTTGAGTCCAAGGACTATGACTACACCATCATGGCAGTTCCCTTCACAATGACCCGCTTCATGGCTCTACCCTCATTCTCATCCGTCCTCGGTCGCGCAATCAGCGAAGCAGGCCTACGCTTTAAGTCAGCCTGCAAAGtctccctcctcttctccgAACGTTTCTGGGAGAAGGGCGAGCGACCTATCTTTGGTGGTTACTCTATTCCTGAGAGTAGACCCATCGGTGCTTTATACTATCCTGTCTACGGATTGAACGAGTCCCGACCTGGGCTCATAACACACTACCGTGGTGGAGATTGGAGTGATCGCTACGTCAGCTTCTCTGACGAAGAGCACGTTCAAACAGTTCTCGACGCAATCGTGAGTCTTCATGGGGAGCAAGCGCGCGAGCTTTACACGGGCGATTATGAGAGACTATGCTGGTTACAAGATGAACATACTGCGACCTCGTGGTGTCGTCCTGATGTTGAGCAGCATAACCTCTACATCCCAGCGTATCATCAGACTGAACATAACACTATTTTTATTGGAGAGCATTCGGCCCCGACGCAGGCTTGGATTAGCTCAGCTATATACTCGGCGGCTAGAGGTACTATTCAACTGTTGCTAGAGCTAGGGATGGTGGAAGAAGCGAAGGAGATCAATCGACGCTGGATGGGCAGATGGATTAGGGACGAAACTAAGCCATAA
- a CDS encoding guanylate kinase, with protein MSTGTCCLEPSPFFHHAERVLVHTDTRPIIVSGHSGVGKGTLIQRLKDNHPTVFSSAVSHTTRQPRPGEAEGVAYFFRSPPEIHTMIMRKEFVEHTYFNGNYYGTSKKVMATLMKEGLTPILGIEMEGVKAMRSSGLEARYVFLKPPSLEILEVRLRASGTEDEASISQRLAQAKLELEFAETGVHDIIIVNDDLDEAYRQLEDFAIHASKKRKAGSMC; from the coding sequence ATGAGCACAGGAACGTGTTGTCTTGAGCCTTCTCCTTTCTTTCATCATGCTGAACGTGTTCTAGTACATACTGATACTCGTCCCATTATTGTGTCGGGTCACTCTGGCGTTGGCAAGGGTACTCTGATCCAAAGGCTGAAGGATAATCATCCGACCGTCTTTTCTTCGGCTGTCTCGCACACAACACGCCAGCCGCGACCTGGCGAGGCTGAGGGAGTCGCCTACTTTTTTCGCTCCCCGCCCGAGATTCACACTATGATAATGCGGAAAGAGTTCGTCGAACACACCTATTTCAACGGCAACTACTATGGCACGAGCAAGAAAGTCATGGCTACACTGATGAAGGAGGGGCTGACTCCCATATTGGGCATTGAGATGGAAGGCGTCAAGGCGATGAGATCTTCAGGCCTGGAAGCTCGCTATGTCTTCCTCAAGCCCCCGAGTCTCGAGATACTCGAAGTCCGACTTCGGGCCAGCGGAACAGAAGATGAGGCAAGCATCTCGCAGCGTTTGGCACAAGCCAAGCTCGAGCTTGAGTTTGCAGAGACTGGAGTGCACGATATTATCATCGTCAACGATGACCTTGATGAAGCGTATCGACAGCTGGAGGACTTTGCTATTCATGcttcaaagaaacgcaaaGCGGGTAGCATGTGCTGA